A window from Balearica regulorum gibbericeps isolate bBalReg1 chromosome 1, bBalReg1.pri, whole genome shotgun sequence encodes these proteins:
- the AMIGO2 gene encoding amphoterin-induced protein 2: MSLNWQTISTQLGVFRVNCKGLACLLVFTVSVCGSAPGMCPTACICASDIVSCTNKNLSRVPGNLYKCMKRLDLSYNRIGFLEPEWVPVLFEKLNTLIINHNSISSIMTGSFSTTPNLKYLDLSSNSLKTLGSPVFQELRALEVLLLYNNQITQIESSAFGGLYKLQKLYLSYNLLSHFPLDLYTGKHKLTDLVLLDISFNHIQLMPIQRLSSVPAKHLSGIYLHGNPFSCDCMLYSMLIFWYQRHFSSVVDFKNEYTCLLQSDPRGYNKLPLLHDNFLNCSESTVNSSFQAFGFIHDAQVGDRLIVHCDSRISDAGTHFVWVSPDNRLLEPDRETDNFKVFRNGSLEITDAQLEDSGLYSCIAINKKRLLNETIEVRINVSNFTVNRSHAHEAFNTAFTTLAACVASIVLVLLYLYLTPCPCQCKAKRRKRKLNQSSAHSSILNSTPPQELPADEKKASTGKRVVFLEPVHEPKHSQNGKVKLFPNDNIIAESILKTTRTKSDSDSVNSVFSDTPFMPST, translated from the coding sequence ATGTCTTTAAACTGGCAGACAATTTCTACTCAGCTTGGAGTTTTTAGAGTGAACTGCAAAGGACTGGCATGCCTCTTGGTCTTCACAGTGAGCGTTTGTGGCAGCGCCCCGGGGATGTGTCCAACAGCCTGCATCTGTGCCAGTGATATCGTAAGCTGCACCAATAAGAACCTCTCTCGGGTGCCAGGAAATCTTTATAAATGTATGAAAAGGCTGGATCTGAGTTATAACAGAATTGGGTTTTTGGAGCCTGAATGGGTGCCAGTGCTGTTTGAGAAACTGAACACTTTAATAATCAATCATAATAGCATTAGCAGCATTATGACCGGAAGCTTTTCCACAACCCCGAATCTGAAGTACCTAGACTTGTCATCCAACAGCCTGAAGACGCTGGGCAGCCCTGTGTTTCAGGAGCTAAGGGCACTGGAGGTTCTCCTGCTGTATAACAATCAGATAACACAGATAGAGTCTTCAGCCTTCGGAGGATTGTACAAATTGCAGAAGCTGTACTTAAGCTATAACTTGCTCTCGCATTTCCCGCTGGACTTGTACACTGGAAAACATAAACTGACAGACCTTGTCTTGCTGGACATTTCCTTTAATCACATCCAGTTGATGCCTATTCAGCGCCTGAGTTCAGTGCCGGCCAAACATCTTAGTGGAATTTATCTTCATGGCAACCCATTTTCTTGTGACTGTATGCTGTACTCCATGCTAATCTTTTGGTATCAAAGGCACTTCAGCTCGGTGGTGGACTTCAAAAACGAGTACACCTGTTTGTTGCAATCAGACCCGAGAGGTTACAATAAACTGCCTTTGCTGCACGACAACTTTCTGAATTGCTCTGAAAGCACCGTCAACAGCTCTTTCCAAGCCTTTGGGTTTATTCACGATGCCCAGGTTGGTGACAGGCTGATTGTACACTGTGACAGCAGAATCAGCGATGCGGGCACGCACTTTGTTTGGGTTAGTCCAGACAATAGATTGCTGGAGCCAGACAGGGAGACCGACAACTTTAAGGTGTTTCGTAACGGCAGCCTGGAGATAACAGATGCCCAGCTAGAGGACTCAGGGCTGTATTCCTGCATCGcaataaataagaaaagactATTAAATGAAACCATAGAGGTTAGAATAAATGTTAGCAATTTCACAGTGAACAGGTCCCACGCTCATGAAGCATTTAATACAGCTTTTACCACCCTTGCTGCCTGCGTAGCCAGCATTGTTTTAGTACTGCTGTATCTCTATCTGACCCCCTGTCCGTGTCAATGTAAGGcgaaaaggaggaagaggaagctgAACCAAAGCAGTGCCCACTCATCCATACTGAATTCCACGCCGCCGCAAGAGCTGCCAGCCGACGAAAAGAAGGCTAGCACTGGTAAACGGGTGGTTTTCCTGGAACCTGTGCACGAACCAAAACACAGTCAGAATGGGAAAGTAAAACTGTTTCCTAATGATAATATCATTGCTGAGAGTATCTTAAAAACTACTCGAACAAAATCCGACTCCGATTCTGTCAACTCCGTGTTCTCAGATACACCTTTCATGCCGTCAACTTAG